The sequence TAGATCCTCGTCGTTATAGGAGGTGCATTGTTTATAAATGTTTTTAAATACATTATTAGAGCTATCAACATATTGTTTTATTTGATCGATATGATTTGGCTGCAGATAGCCTTTTCTAGTATCGTTACTCGCTGAGGCCGGATGAAGTAAAAAGCTAGACAATGGCATAGCCAACCTCTCTTTGGCCGCGCAGTAAAACATTGTTGCTGCAGAGGCGACCATTGCTGAATTTATTGTTGTTATTGGCGCACGTGAGCTTCTTACCGCTTCATAAGCCATGTAGCCGCTATCCATATCGCCTCCATTGCTATTAATATAGAGATACAGATGTTTCAAAGTAGGGTAATTAGCATTTATCTCATCAATAGATGAAATTAACTCAGTAACGCTTTTTTCCGTGACATCGCCGATATAATAAATCTTTGCAGCCGCAACAACCTCTTTTCCTGCACTTTTGTTTTTTACTACGGAGACAGTCGCTAACGATGATGCAGAAAATGTTAGTACGCAAAAAGTAATTATTTTCTTCATGTTGATTTATCCCAAAAAAAATCAATCATACTTACTCTTGCTAAAAATATAATAAAAATATTATTCTTATTTATTGTTTGTTTATAAATATCACTATTAGAAATAGCTGGATTCTAAAATTCTGACAAACAGCGCTACCCATGCAGAACAATAGATTACCGCAAGGGATTATGTTTTCAAATGCGAGTCCTTGCACTTACTCATGAATAACTCCTCCCCCGTAAAGATTAAATATCTTTTCATGCTTACATGCCCCATTCAAGAACACTATCGAGTGGAAGTCAGCACTATTTTTTTCTACAAACGACTCCATCAGCATAGCGTTTGTTAGAAAAATGCTCGCTTGATCTATTCCATATTGATGTAGCTCTCTGTTAATAATGTCTGGTTGACATAAAGTATCAACACCTCCCATATACCCCTTGATATGAGCAACTGGAAATATTTGAGATAAGCGAAATGCAAGAGCATTTTCTCCACCATAAGCTGAGAAGCAACAAGCCAGCCTTATGTAATTATATTGGTTTATATTTACAATTCGTTGCCTGATAAAAATCAAAAGTTGGTGTGCATTGAGTCGATTACCATTAATAATGATACAGCCATCCCTTGTCCCATGAGCCGAAATATTGAGCCGATTTGTAAATGCCGGTTGTTCTAACTGTTTGTTGTAAAAGTTGTCTTGGAATATATAACCATCGTCAAATACATCTAGTATTATAGCCATTAGATTAAGTACTCATCAAAAAATATACTGTATTTTAATTAGTAGGTTACGTCGTGACCGCCAAAACTCATAGAACTCAAGTTTCACCACGATAATTTATTTATTACTGTAAATAGCGAAGCTATCAAGTCATGGTTATACCTTGAAGTCTAGTTGCAGAGTGGCCCTATTCGCTAAATTATCATCAGCTATAACCAAACAATGGCTACCAATGATTTTCATAATAATTAAAGATATGTGTAATGAAAGAGTACTTTTTAAATTATTTGTAGCAACAATGTCATGGTTTTTTAAAATAACATTATTGACCTGACTTTGTGATCTTATTTCTATAATGCCGCTTTTATTAATATTAAATACATTACTGCAATTGCTCCTATGCAGAGAAGCCATACTGATATCCCATCGACATCCACTGCTATCCTCCCAATATGGGATTGACTCAAATATATCAACAAAAACACCTTGATGTAAAAATGCAGAGATAGAATCCACATAATCATGTGTCCATTGTTCTCCACCGTGATTAATGAAGTTTTGGTAACTGCTCTCAAAGTCCCCTGGAGTGCTAACCCTATAGTCATCTATATAATAATCCATCCGCGACAAATCAGCTTGCATAGAACCACTCATCAAACCTCGAGTGTCTATTGATGTCTCATTGACAATAAGATTATTAATTGCTATTGAAAATTTTTGCGCAAATCCTTTATCCAAAATGGCTGTGAGAGTCTTACTACCGAAGTAATCAGGAGAGTTAATCCCGTTATTTTGTGTATTAGTCGATGATATTTTTTTGGAGAAAAACATTATAACTGTTCCTTTTTAGCCCTGTCCATTAAACGATTTCCGGGTAACACACAATGTTGTGTACTAAATAAGCGAAGATCGTAATCTTCTTTACCAGTCAGTGTTAATATTCTTTAAAGGAGTAAAGGTAACCTAATACATTTAAGTAGTTGCATGATGATACCTTGGGCATATACTAACGTTGTTTGGAATTGTTTTTATGCAGCATGGTGATGTTGTTTGTCAACTTTTTATTATTTCTGCACTAATTTAATATAGTTCTGTCAACGGGGAGCTAAGTGCTTAATGCATAAAAAATCCCGCGCTCAAATCAGTAATGACCCAAGCGCGGGATGGTACTCATCATCAATCAGGCAGAAAGCTGTTCGATGGTTTGTAAAATACGTTTTTCAGAAATGGGGTACAACGTCCCTAGCTGCTGGGCAAATAGGCTGACCCGCAACTCCTCAATCATCCAGCGGACCTCTTTCACATCGTCATCCTGCTGGCGCTTTGGCGGCAGCTTATGGAGCCACTGCTGCCACTTCTGTTGCACGTGCTCTATGCGCTGCATATTCGCGCGATCACGATGCGGGTCTATCGCCAGTTTTTCCATCCGACGTTCAATAGCTTGCAAGTAGCGCAAAGTATCCGGTAGACGTTTCCAACCATTATTGGTGACGAAACCGCGATAAATCAGACCACCTAGCTGGGCTTTGATGTCCGAAAGCGCCAATGCTTGCGAGATATCTACCCGCCCTTTCAATCGCTTATTAATACTGAATACCGTGGTCAAGATCTGTTCAACTTGTTTGGCGATCTCTACTACCGTTTCATTCAGTTCAGCGCGCACCTTCTCCTGTAGCCGGGCAAAATCGGCCTCCTGCCATACCGGGCCACCATATTGCGCAACTAATTTATCCACGCCACAAGCAATGCAATCATCAATTAGATCCATCACTTTGCCATAAGTATTGAAATAGAGACCGAGCTTGGATTTGTTCGGCAATTTCTCATGCAAGTACTTAATCGGTGAGGGAATATTCAGCAGTAATAGCCGCCGGGTTCCCTGCCACATCGCCTGTTGCTGCTGGGCTTCAGTATCAAATAAGCGGATCGCGACACTCTCTTTTTCATCCACCAGTGCCGGGTAAGCTTTGACTTCGTATCCGCCACGGCGCTGCTGATAGCAAATCGGCAGATCACCAAAGCTCCAGATATGTAAGTCATTTTGCTCAATACCGTCATCGGCAACTGCGGAGAGTGTTTCTTGCACTTTCGCATGTAACTGTAACTTCAGGGCCGCAAGATCTTTACCTTCGCGCAGCGTGCGATTTTTATCATCGAGCACCCGAAAGGTCATTTTGAGATGATCAGGCACCTGTTCCCATTGCCAACTATCACGTGACACTGTCACACCTGTCATGCGCCGCAGTTCGCGCTCCAGTGCCTCTAGCAGATCAGTTTCCAGTGGCGTGACCCGCGCGAGGAAAGCCTCGGCATAATTGGGGGCGGGGACAAAATTGCGCCTTATCGGTTTCGGCAATGACTTGATCAGCGCAATCACCAGTTCACGACGTATTCCCGGGATCTGCCAATCAAACCCCTGCTCCTGAACCTGATTCAAAATCGGCAACGGAATATGAACCGTCACCCCATCGGCATCAGTACCCGGTTCAAATTGATAGGAGAGCCGCAGTTTAAGCTGCCCCTGATACCAAAAATTGGGGTAATCCAGCGGATTAACTTTGTTCGCACCATCCTTGATCAGCATGGTTTTTTCAAAGTTCAGCAACTCCGGCTGAGTGTGACTGGTTTTCTTCCACCAATTATCAAAATGGCGGGCAGAGATAACCTCACGACCTATACGCTGGTCATAGAAGTTAAACAGCGTCTCATCATCCACCAAAATGTCGCGGCGGCGGGACTTATGCTCTAACTCCTCCACTTCAGCCAGCAATTTTAGATTGGCGCGAAAGAAAGCATGGCGCGTTTGCCAATCGCCCTCCACCAAGCCGTGGCGGATAAATAGCTCACGGCACAGTGGCGGATCAATCGGGCCGTAATTGATTTTGCGCTCAGTCACTATTGGCAAGCCGAATAGGGTGACTTTTTCGCTCGCCATCACCGCCCCCTGCGCCTTCTCCCAATGCGGATCGCTGTAGTGGTGTTTCACCAAATGCTGCGCCAAAGGTTCAATCCACTCCGGTTCGATGCGGGCAGCAATGCGGCCCCATAAACGGCTGGTTTCGACCAGTTCGGCAACCATGCTCCATTTAGGCGGTTTTTTGAATAGACCTGAGCCTGGAAAGATGGCGAAACGCGCATTTCGCGCGCCAGTATACTCTTGTTTATCAACATCTTTCTGGCCGATGTGTGATAGCAACCCGGTCAATATCGCGGTATGGATGCTACGATAATCCGCGGCCACACTATTGACCGGGATCCCCAGCTCTTTCACCACCTGACGCAGTTGAGTGTAAATATCCTGCCATTCGCGCACCCGTAGGTAGTTTAGGAAGTCGCTGCGGCATAATTTGCGAAACTGCGCCGATGACAGCTCTTTTTGCTGCTCTTTCAGATAGTCCCATAGGTTAACAAAGGCAAGAAAATCAGAATCTTTATCCGCAAAACGGCGGTGTTTTTCATCCGCTGCCTGCTGTTTATCCATGGGTCTTTCGCGGGGATCTTGAATCGATAATGCCGAGGTGATAATCATCAATTCCCGCACACTACCACTTCTCTGCGCTTCCAAAACCATCCGCGCCAGACGGGGATCGACCGGCAATTGCGCCAACTGGCGGCCTAGCGGTGTCAGTTGCTGATGGCCATTTTCGGCAGTTTGTATCGCGCCCAACTCCTCTAGCAGCCGGACACCATCTTGAATATTGCGTTTATCGGGCGCTTCCACAAAGGGGAATGCCGCGATATCCCCCAGACCCAGTGAGGTCATTTGCAGAATAACAGACGCCAAATTGGTGCGCAGAATTTCCGGATCGGTAAATTCAGGGCGCGAGAGGAAATCCTGCTCGGAATACAAGCGGATGCAGATACCATCCGACACCCGGCCGCAGCGGCCTTTACGCTGATTGGCTGAAGCTTGCGACACCGGCTCAATCGGCAGCCGCTGCACCTTAGTGCGGAAACTGTAACGACTGATACGTGCGGTGCCGGGATCAATAACATACTTGATACCGGGGACAGTCAGCGAGGTCTCTGCCACGTTAGTTGCCAGCACAATCCGCCGCCCATGGTGGGATTGGAATACCCTATTCTGCTCGCTATTTGATAAACGCGCATAGAGTGGCAGCACTTCGGTATGGGGCAGATTTTGCTTCATCAGCGCATCAGCGGTGTCACGAATCTCACGTTCGCCGCTCATAAAGATCAAAATGTCGCCGGGACTCTCATGGCTCAGCTCATCCACCGCATCAAAAATCGCCTGTAGCTGATCGCGCTCAACATCATCCGCATCATCCACAATGGGCCGATAGCGCACCTCCACCGGATAGGTGCGGCCTGACACCTCAATAATAGGCGCATTATTGAAGTGCTTAGAGAAGCGCTGTGGATCAATAGTCGCTGAAGTAATAATCACTTTTAGATCAGGGCGTTTTGGCAATAACTCACGCAAATAGCCCAGGATAAAATCGATATTTAGGCTGCGTTCATGGGCCTCATCAATAATCAAAGTGTCATACTGCATCAGCAGACGATCCTGCTGAATTTCAGCCAGCAAGATGCCGTCGGTCATGAGCTTAACTAGCGTGTTTTCACCCACTTGATCGTTAAAGCGCACTTTATAGCCGACACAACCACCGAGCGAGGTCTCCAGCTCATCAGCAATACGATTAGCCACGGTTCGCGCGGCCAGCCGCCGAGGTTGGGTATGCCCGATCACCCCTTTCACGCCACGGCCCAGCTCCAGACAAATTTTTGGCAACTGGGTCGTTTTACCGGAACCCGTTTCACCCGCAACAATCACCACCTGATGATCGCGAATGGCATTAAAAATGTCTTGTTTCTTCTGGCTGACCGGCAGATTTTCAGGATAGGTGATAGTCGGACAAGCCGCGCGACGACCAGTAACCCGCTGCATAGCAGTGGCGATTTCAGCTTCGATTTCGCGAGTAATGGCCTCTACGGCCGCTGGATTATTGACTTTTCGTGCGCCTTGTAACCGACGCCGCATACGTTGTTGGTCACGGAGCATCAACTCACCAAGTTGGGAGGATAATGCTGTGAGCGAAGATTTCACGTTCAGTATTCCTTGTTACGATGCGGCTGCTACCCACGGCGTCAGCCCAATGATTTTATGCTATGAATTTGATTCGCGGATATTTTTTATTAATTGGTATCCATCTTTTGTCCGTCGAGATGCGGTTAGCAATCCAGCGCTTTTACTCTATAAATCTTTACCTGATATGGTAACACAGCCAGGGTTTACGCCGTAACCCAGCCAGCATCACTTGGCGATTATCATTGTTCAATAAAATCGAACAAAGAACGCAAAATATTGCGCTATCCATTGCATGGGAATATGCATAAAGTATATCTCATTGAAAGGGTGAATAGCCTAAGTCTCTGTTACCTGTTAAGGAATTACGATGAGTAAAGTTCTGGTTCTGAAATCAAGCATTCTGGCAACTTATTCTCAGTCCAACCAATTGGCTGACTTTTTTGTTGAACAATGGCAAGCTGCCCACGCAGGTGACGAAATCACGGTACGTGATCTGGCCGCTCAACCGATTCCAGTGTTAGATGGCGAATTGGTGGGTGCTCTGCGCCCTTCAGATGCGGCATTGACACCACGTCAGCAAGAAGCGCTGGCACTGTCTGATGAGTTGATTGCAGAGTTGCAAGCTAATGACGTGATTGTGATGGCTGCACCTATGTACAACTTCAGCATTCCAACTCAACTGAAAAACTATTTTGACCTGATTGCCCGTGCAGGTGTGACCTTCCGTTACACCGAAAAAGGCCCTGAAGGTCTGATAACCGGCAAACGTGCCATCATTCTGACTAGCCGTGGCGGTATTCATAAAGATACCCCAACTGACCTGGTTGTCCCTTACCTGCGTCTGTTCCTGGGCTTTATCGGTATTACTGATGTTGAGTTCGTGTTCGCAGAAGGTATTGCTTATGGCCCTGAAGTTGCCACCAAAGCACAGGCAGATGCGAAAGAGTTACTGGCACAGGTTATTAGCGCTTAATTGATGACTTTCGCGTATCGGTGGGTGTCTCCGTTGATGCGCGAGGGGAAGTGACCTTGTATTACCCTCGTTTTACCCAGTAGTACTATTAAATGAAGTCGTATCACTAATGCCAGTCTGTTCAATAGCGGACTGGCATTTTTTTGTTTGCGAGGCGAGGTAAACCCGCTTCTTATCTGCTCAGTTTACCCGATAATTACACGGAACCGCCCTCTCAGCTTTATCCTGCCTCCGGTGGCGGGAGCAGGATAAGTTTTATTTAATCTGCATGTTCGGTTTTTCTCTGATAGCGATCAGGTTTAAATAACCAATATGAGAGTAATAGTGAGAAACCGGACAACGCAATATAACCGCCTGCATAGACCAGATCATAAGAGACCAAATAGCTAATAATAAGAGGTGTTAATCCCCCCGCTAGCGTCGATGAGATATTGTAACCCATGCTGAGTGTGGTTGTTTGCCCCTCGGCAACCTCTGCTAATACCGACGGCATCGTGCTCGATATCATGGCAGTATTTATTATGATAATAAGCTGAGCAAACAAGATTAACTCAATCACATTACTGCATATCACATAATATAGCGGCACTGAAAGCAGAATTAGCCCTATCACCCCAGCATTAAGTACCCTGGCTGATGAGCTATATTTATCGGTTAACCAACCGCAGATCAGCATAAAAAAGAGTATTAGTGTTGAGGATAGAATGGCATACAGACTTTTAAAATCACCCAGTTGCAAATTATCACGAATAAGGGAACTTGACATATTTTGAGCATAAAACACCACGGAACCTGGAACATTAATTAGCAATATTTGCAAGGACTTGCGCCAGTTGACACGACGATAACGCCCGGAAGCTAGTGGTTGAATCGGTAATCTGGCCCGAAACCAGAAACTAACCGCAATATTGACTACGCCTAACAATAATGGGATCCGCCACCCAACAGTCTGCATTGTCACAGGATCAAGGGATCGTTCCAGCACGAATACCAGCAGTAATGAGGCGATAACCCCCATCACCGCACTACTCGTAATCAGCACCGATATTCTGGCGCGTTCATTATTTGCGGCATCATTAAATAGGTAAGTAGTAAGTGTTGGCCACTCGCCGGCATAACTAAAAGAGAGTGCCATCTGCAGTACTAAAATAGCCAATGGTGTATAAGGGCCTAGCAGACCAATTGGCAACAGTGCCATACACAGTGTGGCGCTGCCGCTGATAAAACTGGTGAGGATCAGGGCAGATTTTCGCCCTGCTCTATCCGCATAACGACCAATAATATAACCGCCGACCGGCCGGATAATAAACCGCAAAGCAAATATCCCCCACACCATCTGCGTCGCCTGCGAATACCCCTGACGTTCTAACTCTGCGGTTAAATATACCGATATGGCAGCAAATACCGCAATGTCATAATATTCCAGTGCATTGCCTGCCACTGCACCCAATCTAAATTTCCATTTCATTTAATCTCCTTTCTATTATTTGTACTTTGCTCTTATATCCTCTGCTTACTGGGCCACGCTTTTCCTTACCTTTAATTGATTTAATCACCATAGCGACGACATGCATTACCTTTCTAAGGATAAGTAATAAGTGTCTCCAGGCAGGAGATAGTAATGCCATGCTCCTTTAGCGCATTAAATAAGCCACCTAGTGAGTGGTGTTCACAATTCAACTTCTTCTTTATTCGCTGAATACGCGCATGTTCAGTAGTAATTAAGCATCCCTGAATGGCTGCAATCTCTTTGACTTTACGATGAGCCAGTAGCAATCGAATGGTAATCATCTCCTTACGGGTAAAGCGGACATTGCCAAATCGCATATAAGGGTGAACATCCAGCAGATCGTTAGTTGAATCCTGTTTTTTATTGGTAAGCTCTTTATAAGTAGGTATCTCCTCCCGTAACGGTAATATAGTATCGCGTTCTTGATGCCATACGCGATGAGCATAATCAGCAATGATTGGTTTCCATTTATAGAGAGTCATTACATCATTAAAAGATAGTTTACTCTTGGAATTAATGGATAAAAGTTCAAATACATTGTCATATTGCGTACAAATATCAATTTTGGCTTCTCTTTTGCTGTTTTTTGATAACACCTCCATAAACTTAGATGAGTAATCATGCCAATATTGAATGCCAGGTACGATGCGTTCACTAGTGAGTAAATCTAAATCATTATCAAAATATATCAAATACCACTCATAATTACTTGGCATTGTTAACATGCGCTTATTAATCAGATCTACCTCACCATAAGTTATATCCATATTATCCCAGTCAAAATTATGTGAAAAAACTCTTCTTAGATTTATACTGTTTTTTTCAATGGTATTATTCTTTCCATCCATGACCACCTCCTGGAATTATTAGATCCCTTATTAGGAAACGACCTTTTCTCTTCATCTAAAAAATAAAAAAGCCATGTAAAATCAAGGGTAAACGGTAAGTCTATCCAAACAAGATAAAGTAATATCATGTTCCTTTAGCGTCTTAATTAACTCTATTAATGAATCATGTTTACAACTTAATTTTTCTTTAATTCGCTGAATACGCGCATTTTCAGTTGTAAGTGAGCATCGCTGAATTGCAGATATTTCTTTTGCTTTTCGATTAGAAAGTAGCAATCGAATGGTGATAATTTCTTTGCGTGTAAAACAAATATTACCAAATCGCATATATGGATATCTGTCCAATGATTCATCAGAATAGCTATTATAACTTTCAAGAATACTCTCAGGAACAGGTATATCTTCCCGTAACGGCAATATAATATCCTGCTCTTGATTCCATATACGATGTGCATAATAGGCAATAATTGGTTTCCATTTGAATATAGTCATCATATCGGCATGTGATAGATTTATCTTAGAATTTATAGAGAGAAGTTCGAATACATTTTTATACTGTGTACAAATATCCACTTTCAAACCTATCTTATTGTTTTTTAAAAACACATCAGAGTATTTAGAAGAGTAATCATGCCAATATTGAATCCCAGGTACAACTCGCTCACTAATTAACAAATCCAGATCATTATAAAAATAGATTAGATGCCATTCATAACTACTTGGCATCGCGAATATACATTTACCACCAAGATCTATTTTCGAGTAATTAACATCCATTTTATTCCAATCAAACACATGTGAAAACACTTGTCTTAAATTTGAACTACTCTTCTCAATAGTATTATTTTTCACATCCATAATTACCCCCACTTAATATTATCACCCTCAAGAATGCCATCCAAACACATATTAAAC comes from Yersinia bercovieri ATCC 43970 and encodes:
- a CDS encoding MFS transporter — translated: MKWKFRLGAVAGNALEYYDIAVFAAISVYLTAELERQGYSQATQMVWGIFALRFIIRPVGGYIIGRYADRAGRKSALILTSFISGSATLCMALLPIGLLGPYTPLAILVLQMALSFSYAGEWPTLTTYLFNDAANNERARISVLITSSAVMGVIASLLLVFVLERSLDPVTMQTVGWRIPLLLGVVNIAVSFWFRARLPIQPLASGRYRRVNWRKSLQILLINVPGSVVFYAQNMSSSLIRDNLQLGDFKSLYAILSSTLILFFMLICGWLTDKYSSSARVLNAGVIGLILLSVPLYYVICSNVIELILFAQLIIIINTAMISSTMPSVLAEVAEGQTTTLSMGYNISSTLAGGLTPLIISYLVSYDLVYAGGYIALSGFSLLLSYWLFKPDRYQRKTEHAD
- a CDS encoding ATP-dependent Clp protease proteolytic subunit — translated: MKKIITFCVLTFSASSLATVSVVKNKSAGKEVVAAAKIYYIGDVTEKSVTELISSIDEINANYPTLKHLYLYINSNGGDMDSGYMAYEAVRSSRAPITTINSAMVASAATMFYCAAKERLAMPLSSFLLHPASASNDTRKGYLQPNHIDQIKQYVDSSNNVFKNIYKQCTSYNDEDLSKILFSEDSHKLIDANVAIEKKISTAKAIEIERTPVSYYILNEEKSE
- the azoR gene encoding FMN-dependent NADH-azoreductase; the protein is MSKVLVLKSSILATYSQSNQLADFFVEQWQAAHAGDEITVRDLAAQPIPVLDGELVGALRPSDAALTPRQQEALALSDELIAELQANDVIVMAAPMYNFSIPTQLKNYFDLIARAGVTFRYTEKGPEGLITGKRAIILTSRGGIHKDTPTDLVVPYLRLFLGFIGITDVEFVFAEGIAYGPEVATKAQADAKELLAQVISA
- a CDS encoding helix-turn-helix transcriptional regulator; this translates as MDGKNNTIEKNSINLRRVFSHNFDWDNMDITYGEVDLINKRMLTMPSNYEWYLIYFDNDLDLLTSERIVPGIQYWHDYSSKFMEVLSKNSKREAKIDICTQYDNVFELLSINSKSKLSFNDVMTLYKWKPIIADYAHRVWHQERDTILPLREEIPTYKELTNKKQDSTNDLLDVHPYMRFGNVRFTRKEMITIRLLLAHRKVKEIAAIQGCLITTEHARIQRIKKKLNCEHHSLGGLFNALKEHGITISCLETLITYP
- the hrpA gene encoding ATP-dependent RNA helicase HrpA, whose protein sequence is MKSSLTALSSQLGELMLRDQQRMRRRLQGARKVNNPAAVEAITREIEAEIATAMQRVTGRRAACPTITYPENLPVSQKKQDIFNAIRDHQVVIVAGETGSGKTTQLPKICLELGRGVKGVIGHTQPRRLAARTVANRIADELETSLGGCVGYKVRFNDQVGENTLVKLMTDGILLAEIQQDRLLMQYDTLIIDEAHERSLNIDFILGYLRELLPKRPDLKVIITSATIDPQRFSKHFNNAPIIEVSGRTYPVEVRYRPIVDDADDVERDQLQAIFDAVDELSHESPGDILIFMSGEREIRDTADALMKQNLPHTEVLPLYARLSNSEQNRVFQSHHGRRIVLATNVAETSLTVPGIKYVIDPGTARISRYSFRTKVQRLPIEPVSQASANQRKGRCGRVSDGICIRLYSEQDFLSRPEFTDPEILRTNLASVILQMTSLGLGDIAAFPFVEAPDKRNIQDGVRLLEELGAIQTAENGHQQLTPLGRQLAQLPVDPRLARMVLEAQRSGSVRELMIITSALSIQDPRERPMDKQQAADEKHRRFADKDSDFLAFVNLWDYLKEQQKELSSAQFRKLCRSDFLNYLRVREWQDIYTQLRQVVKELGIPVNSVAADYRSIHTAILTGLLSHIGQKDVDKQEYTGARNARFAIFPGSGLFKKPPKWSMVAELVETSRLWGRIAARIEPEWIEPLAQHLVKHHYSDPHWEKAQGAVMASEKVTLFGLPIVTERKINYGPIDPPLCRELFIRHGLVEGDWQTRHAFFRANLKLLAEVEELEHKSRRRDILVDDETLFNFYDQRIGREVISARHFDNWWKKTSHTQPELLNFEKTMLIKDGANKVNPLDYPNFWYQGQLKLRLSYQFEPGTDADGVTVHIPLPILNQVQEQGFDWQIPGIRRELVIALIKSLPKPIRRNFVPAPNYAEAFLARVTPLETDLLEALERELRRMTGVTVSRDSWQWEQVPDHLKMTFRVLDDKNRTLREGKDLAALKLQLHAKVQETLSAVADDGIEQNDLHIWSFGDLPICYQQRRGGYEVKAYPALVDEKESVAIRLFDTEAQQQQAMWQGTRRLLLLNIPSPIKYLHEKLPNKSKLGLYFNTYGKVMDLIDDCIACGVDKLVAQYGGPVWQEADFARLQEKVRAELNETVVEIAKQVEQILTTVFSINKRLKGRVDISQALALSDIKAQLGGLIYRGFVTNNGWKRLPDTLRYLQAIERRMEKLAIDPHRDRANMQRIEHVQQKWQQWLHKLPPKRQQDDDVKEVRWMIEELRVSLFAQQLGTLYPISEKRILQTIEQLSA
- a CDS encoding helix-turn-helix transcriptional regulator, whose translation is MDVKNNTIEKSSSNLRQVFSHVFDWNKMDVNYSKIDLGGKCIFAMPSSYEWHLIYFYNDLDLLISERVVPGIQYWHDYSSKYSDVFLKNNKIGLKVDICTQYKNVFELLSINSKINLSHADMMTIFKWKPIIAYYAHRIWNQEQDIILPLREDIPVPESILESYNSYSDESLDRYPYMRFGNICFTRKEIITIRLLLSNRKAKEISAIQRCSLTTENARIQRIKEKLSCKHDSLIELIKTLKEHDITLSCLDRLTVYP